One genomic window of Pyrobaculum sp. 3827-6 includes the following:
- a CDS encoding nucleotidyltransferase domain-containing protein produces the protein MLTPEEAASRLRRLIEERYSGCVLFATLFGSVAKGRAGPLSDVDVAVKLASGCERLEFLASFSADASEVLGIDDVDVLILTDDLPYELRYRAASGRLIYARDREIYVEYMVTSFSLWADFQIHLAKTKARERFAESLWVK, from the coding sequence GTGCTGACGCCGGAGGAGGCCGCCTCCCGGCTGAGGCGCTTGATCGAGGAGAGGTACAGTGGATGTGTGCTGTTTGCCACGCTTTTCGGCTCCGTAGCCAAGGGGAGGGCGGGGCCTCTCAGCGACGTTGACGTGGCGGTTAAGCTGGCCAGCGGTTGCGAGCGCCTTGAGTTCTTGGCAAGCTTTTCAGCAGACGCCTCCGAGGTTTTGGGAATCGACGACGTGGACGTCTTGATACTTACCGACGACCTGCCCTACGAGCTGAGGTACCGGGCGGCGTCGGGGAGGCTGATATACGCCAGGGATAGAGAGATCTATGTGGAATACATGGTGACCTCCTTCTCCCTCTGGGCAGATTTCCAGATCCACCTGGCAAAGACCAAGGCTCGGGAGAGGTTTGCGGAGTCGCTATGGGTAAAATAG
- a CDS encoding DUF86 domain-containing protein codes for MGKIASLIALAKRNVETLDELVRRHGVAEVVEDYVLLDASLHLMQVAIQALIDAAAHLLVELGAEPPSRYSDVPFALAQHGLLNSGLVQKGDWF; via the coding sequence ATGGGTAAAATAGCGTCGCTAATAGCCTTGGCGAAGAGGAACGTGGAGACGCTTGACGAGCTGGTGAGGAGGCACGGCGTTGCGGAGGTGGTAGAGGACTATGTACTGCTAGATGCGTCTCTCCACTTGATGCAGGTGGCGATACAGGCGCTGATAGACGCCGCCGCCCACCTGCTCGTGGAGCTAGGGGCCGAGCCGCCGAGCAGATATTCAGACGTGCCCTTCGCCCTGGCTCAGCACGGCCTCTTAAACAGCGGCCTTGTTCAGAAAGGTGATTGGTTTTAG
- a CDS encoding helix-turn-helix transcriptional regulator → MNVTVFVVLAPLAMWMFPVYVPPNSTATIYASLPPGLCNATGVIHVSQPVAIACVNTALAPTTISGYVAVEYPKPPPPPSVPAPEAPILAVAAGAAAAAGLSHVAGNRRELLAAPLVPIVARIKRATGEDPARREILRVVEQLGAATLAQIAKVTGKNWGAVQWHVYVLEREGRLRSIRIGPMTYYFTNPKKAAEVILASVDPDALPLEDREKLDFLAASAS, encoded by the coding sequence GTGAATGTTACAGTGTTTGTTGTCTTGGCGCCGTTGGCTATGTGGATGTTTCCAGTCTACGTGCCGCCTAACTCCACGGCCACGATCTACGCCAGTCTGCCGCCCGGCCTCTGCAACGCCACCGGCGTAATCCACGTGAGCCAGCCGGTGGCGATCGCATGCGTGAACACGGCGCTGGCGCCCACCACCATCAGCGGGTACGTGGCGGTGGAGTACCCCAAGCCCCCGCCTCCGCCCAGCGTCCCGGCGCCTGAGGCGCCTATACTGGCGGTGGCGGCCGGCGCAGCGGCGGCGGCTGGCCTCAGCCACGTGGCTGGCAACCGCCGCGAACTGCTCGCCGCCCCGCTGGTGCCGATAGTCGCCCGCATCAAGAGGGCAACCGGCGAGGATCCCGCTAGGCGTGAGATACTGCGGGTGGTTGAACAGCTGGGCGCCGCGACGCTGGCCCAGATAGCCAAGGTCACGGGCAAGAACTGGGGCGCCGTCCAGTGGCACGTCTACGTGCTGGAGAGGGAGGGCAGGCTGAGGTCTATTAGGATAGGCCCCATGACCTACTACTTCACAAACCCAAAGAAGGCGGCTGAGGTAATCCTCGCCTCAGTGGACCCAGACGCACTGCCGCTGGAGGATAGGGAGAAGCTAGACTTCCTAGCGGCGTCGGCCTCATGA
- a CDS encoding PD-(D/E)XK nuclease family protein: MLEHPEILVEVLTAKPHIVYEALAKLLPWEKLMKEIEEIKNAMATKEDLKAFATKEDLRAFATNEDLKAFATKEDLKVFATKEDLAALERRLSLRIEALGAMWGVWSEEAFREGVRELLREAGYVVERWTYFDDKGQVYGYPSEVELDVVVKDGKTFLVEIVSAVRRAHLAYLRRKTELYQDVTGRRVEGVYVITPFIHDKNPPHVIAAAQKLGIRIIKPEEAPGP; encoded by the coding sequence TTGCTGGAGCATCCGGAGATCTTAGTGGAGGTTCTCACCGCCAAGCCCCACATTGTGTACGAGGCCCTCGCCAAGCTACTACCCTGGGAAAAGTTGATGAAGGAGATTGAGGAGATTAAAAACGCAATGGCGACGAAGGAGGATCTCAAGGCCTTTGCCACGAAAGAGGATCTAAGAGCTTTCGCCACAAATGAGGATCTAAAAGCCTTCGCAACCAAGGAAGATTTGAAGGTTTTTGCTACTAAGGAGGATCTCGCGGCGCTTGAGAGGCGGCTGAGTCTAAGGATAGAGGCGCTTGGTGCTATGTGGGGTGTGTGGAGTGAGGAGGCCTTCAGGGAGGGGGTTAGGGAGTTGCTTAGAGAGGCCGGCTACGTGGTGGAGAGGTGGACCTACTTCGACGACAAAGGCCAGGTCTACGGCTACCCAAGCGAGGTGGAGCTAGACGTAGTTGTAAAAGATGGCAAGACCTTCCTAGTAGAAATAGTCTCGGCAGTCAGAAGAGCCCACTTGGCCTATCTGCGGCGGAAGACCGAGCTGTATCAAGACGTGACTGGGAGGAGGGTGGAGGGGGTTTACGTAATCACGCCGTTTATACACGACAAAAACCCGCCGCATGTGATCGCCGCGGCGCAGAAGCTCGGCATAAGGATAATAAAGCCGGAGGAGGCGCCCGGCCCCTAG
- a CDS encoding prephenate dehydrogenase — MRVGVVGGGAMGSWLRREFSSVHEVAVFDVDRSRSDVGSLGELVGWAEVVVVAVPFWEVAGVLKSLAPLSSGRLVMDIATFKEGVAEAYRLFPPDALVASVHPLFGPGAPSIRGQRVLVMEVPGRRGAAEAFRFWAALGARVEWGDLERHDFYVSRTIALSYAVGLALARVYAELGEEVFRYGGTSFRYLATFAFSLLRDANALRYAEKAPLREFVEALRRGDAPRPLRDPDAAYKAFYEALRAIEAVGDIFK, encoded by the coding sequence GTGAGGGTTGGCGTTGTGGGGGGTGGGGCTATGGGGTCGTGGCTGAGGAGGGAGTTTTCCTCGGTGCATGAGGTGGCTGTGTTTGACGTGGATAGGTCTAGGTCTGATGTGGGGTCTCTGGGGGAGCTTGTGGGGTGGGCTGAGGTGGTTGTGGTGGCTGTTCCTTTCTGGGAGGTTGCCGGGGTTTTGAAGTCTCTTGCGCCTCTGTCCTCGGGGAGGCTTGTGATGGATATAGCGACATTTAAGGAGGGGGTGGCCGAGGCTTACCGCCTCTTTCCGCCGGACGCGCTTGTGGCTTCGGTTCACCCGCTTTTTGGCCCGGGGGCGCCTTCTATAAGGGGGCAGAGGGTGTTGGTTATGGAGGTGCCCGGGCGCCGGGGGGCGGCGGAGGCTTTCCGCTTCTGGGCAGCGCTGGGGGCTAGGGTTGAGTGGGGGGATTTGGAGAGGCACGACTTCTACGTGTCGAGGACCATAGCTCTGAGCTACGCCGTGGGGCTGGCCCTTGCGAGGGTATACGCCGAGCTGGGGGAGGAGGTCTTTAGGTACGGGGGGACTTCTTTTAGGTACCTCGCCACTTTCGCCTTCTCTCTGCTACGGGACGCCAATGCGTTGAGATACGCGGAGAAGGCGCCCCTTAGGGAGTTTGTAGAGGCGCTTAGGAGGGGGGACGCCCCGCGTCCTCTCAGGGATCCCGACGCGGCTTACAAGGCGTTTTACGAGGCTCTTAGGGCCATAGAGGCTGTGGGTGACATTTTTAAATAG
- a CDS encoding xanthine dehydrogenase family protein subunit M yields the protein MIPPSFDYVRVSSLGEALRILDREERAVPLAGGQSLVPLLKLRAVSYRLLVDIGRLAELRYVRYGDEVAVGALARHYELEESPCPFLRQVASRIGDVQVRSLGTVGGSLAHADPFGDWPAAVLALDAVVKIVGPAGVRELGAGEFIRGPYSTALGRGELVAEVRFRCPPRGAYVKFSRRHNDFALAAAAVAAEVRDGHVVWARVAALGAGEAPRRLRKAEAVLAGAPLNRDTIAEAAEAARREAEPPGDFRASSEYRRALVGAAVKRALEML from the coding sequence ATGATTCCGCCGAGTTTTGACTACGTGAGGGTCTCCTCTCTGGGGGAGGCCTTGAGGATCTTGGATAGGGAGGAGAGGGCCGTCCCCCTCGCCGGGGGGCAGAGCCTCGTTCCCCTGCTCAAGTTGAGGGCCGTCTCCTACAGACTGCTGGTGGATATTGGGCGGCTGGCTGAGCTCCGCTATGTGAGGTATGGAGACGAGGTGGCGGTGGGGGCCTTGGCTAGGCACTACGAGCTGGAGGAGTCGCCCTGCCCCTTTCTTAGACAGGTGGCGTCGAGAATTGGTGATGTTCAGGTCAGGTCGCTGGGGACCGTCGGCGGCTCTCTAGCCCACGCCGACCCCTTCGGCGACTGGCCGGCGGCGGTGCTGGCTCTAGACGCGGTGGTGAAGATCGTCGGCCCCGCCGGGGTCCGCGAGTTGGGGGCGGGGGAGTTTATAAGGGGGCCGTACTCCACCGCGTTGGGGAGGGGGGAGCTTGTGGCTGAGGTTAGGTTTAGGTGCCCCCCTCGCGGCGCATACGTCAAGTTTTCCAGGAGGCATAACGACTTCGCGCTGGCGGCGGCCGCCGTCGCGGCTGAGGTTAGGGATGGTCACGTGGTGTGGGCCAGGGTGGCGGCGCTGGGGGCCGGGGAGGCGCCTAGGAGGCTGAGGAAGGCCGAGGCCGTGCTGGCGGGGGCTCCGCTGAATAGAGACACAATCGCCGAGGCGGCTGAGGCGGCGAGGAGGGAGGCCGAGCCGCCTGGCGATTTCCGCGCATCTAGCGAGTACAGGCGGGCGCTGGTTGGAGCGGCCGTGAAGAGGGCGCTGGAGATGTTATGA
- a CDS encoding (2Fe-2S)-binding protein, protein MRIALRVNGVLHEVDVEPRKLLAHLLRELGYTSVRIGCDTATCGACTVIMNGRPVKSCNVLAVQADGAEIYTAEYSDEVMQRLRDAFRRHHAAQCGFCTSGMLMTAYHLVKRGVKSEEEIVDGLGGVLCRCTGYQNIVEAVREAAGV, encoded by the coding sequence ATGAGGATTGCGCTGAGGGTAAACGGGGTTCTTCACGAGGTGGATGTGGAGCCGAGGAAGTTGCTGGCGCACCTCTTGAGGGAGCTGGGCTACACCTCTGTGCGGATTGGTTGCGACACGGCGACGTGCGGAGCCTGTACTGTGATTATGAACGGCAGGCCTGTTAAGAGCTGTAACGTGCTTGCGGTGCAGGCGGACGGCGCCGAGATATACACCGCCGAGTACAGCGACGAGGTTATGCAGAGGCTGAGAGACGCCTTTAGGAGGCACCACGCCGCCCAGTGCGGCTTCTGCACCTCCGGCATGTTGATGACAGCCTACCACCTGGTGAAGAGGGGCGTGAAGTCTGAGGAGGAGATCGTCGACGGCCTAGGCGGCGTTTTATGCAGATGTACGGGGTACCAGAACATTGTGGAGGCGGTGAGGGAGGCGGCGGGGGTATGA
- the cutA gene encoding glyceraldehyde dehydrogenase subunit alpha, with translation MRYVGKPVPRVEDDVILSGRAQYLDDIEPPGVLYAGFVRSPYAHAKVLRVDLSDVRQSKGVVAAFGPGEGFDFAPGGKVRYQGEAVAMVVARDRYLLQDAIERAVVDYEPLPAVVDMFEAMREGAPLVDESLGTNIAHEAVYQGGDVEKAMREAEVRIEGRISTQRLVPSAMEPRGVLAVYDGHSLTIWSSTQVPFDIRKEVARHLDLPLSRVRAIQPFVGGAFGSKLLVYPEELWVSKAAYLMKAAVKWVAARTEDFKTTTHGRALVLDYKVGAARDGRVLAIEGIVYADAGAYYWGEGLADTAARMLPGPYDIRHGRVRAVAVLTNKTPLSAYRGAGRPEATFFIERIMDRLADELGLDRVEIRRRNLVRELPYTNVFGMTYDTGDYPGTFERGLERLGYRQLRRWADEEFKKGRVLGVGFSIYVEITTFGFEVAVLRAERDGSFTLYTAVTPHGQGLATALAQVVADELEVSMERVRVVWGDTAYVPDGIGTMGSRSITAGGSAAVLAARKLKEGLAKAAEKLLGCRPEYREGSFTCGGNSLSISDVVKAVYRGKVEANLTVEAVYQADATFPFGVHVAVVELDPETGFVKPLLYKSYDDVGVVVNPLLAAGQVMGGALQGVAQALYEEAVYDQSGNLVTANLAFYYVPTAAEAPRYEVHFAEPRHPSKHPTGTKGIGEAATIASTPAVVAAVEDAIRRLKPGVRIDKTPVTPEEIWRALG, from the coding sequence ATGAGGTACGTCGGGAAGCCCGTACCGCGCGTCGAGGACGACGTTATTCTCAGCGGGAGGGCCCAGTACTTAGACGACATCGAGCCCCCCGGCGTGCTCTACGCCGGCTTTGTGAGGTCGCCCTACGCCCACGCCAAGGTGCTGAGGGTAGACCTGTCCGACGTAAGGCAGTCGAAGGGTGTGGTGGCGGCGTTCGGCCCCGGGGAGGGGTTCGACTTCGCGCCGGGGGGCAAGGTGCGGTACCAGGGCGAGGCGGTGGCCATGGTGGTGGCTCGGGATAGGTACTTGCTACAAGACGCCATTGAGAGGGCTGTGGTGGATTACGAGCCCTTGCCGGCCGTGGTGGATATGTTCGAGGCGATGAGGGAGGGGGCGCCTCTAGTCGACGAGAGCCTGGGCACGAACATCGCCCACGAGGCGGTTTACCAGGGGGGCGACGTTGAGAAGGCCATGAGGGAGGCCGAGGTGAGGATTGAGGGGAGGATCTCAACGCAGCGACTGGTGCCTTCTGCGATGGAGCCGCGGGGTGTCTTGGCGGTGTATGACGGGCACAGCTTGACTATTTGGAGCTCGACGCAGGTCCCGTTTGACATTAGGAAGGAGGTTGCGAGGCATCTCGACCTACCCCTCTCGAGGGTGAGGGCCATACAGCCCTTTGTGGGGGGCGCCTTCGGCTCCAAGCTCTTGGTGTACCCCGAGGAGCTCTGGGTCTCCAAGGCGGCTTACCTCATGAAGGCCGCCGTGAAGTGGGTGGCCGCGCGGACCGAGGACTTCAAGACGACGACGCACGGCCGCGCTCTGGTGCTGGATTACAAAGTCGGCGCGGCGAGAGACGGCAGGGTGCTGGCCATAGAGGGCATTGTGTACGCCGACGCCGGCGCCTACTACTGGGGGGAGGGGCTCGCAGACACTGCGGCGCGGATGTTGCCCGGGCCCTACGACATACGCCACGGGAGGGTGAGGGCCGTGGCTGTGTTGACTAACAAGACTCCGCTCAGCGCGTACCGCGGCGCGGGGAGGCCGGAGGCCACCTTCTTCATAGAGAGGATTATGGACCGCCTCGCCGACGAGCTGGGCCTCGACCGGGTGGAGATTAGGAGGAGAAACCTCGTGAGGGAGCTACCCTACACCAACGTCTTCGGCATGACGTACGACACTGGGGACTATCCAGGTACTTTCGAGAGGGGGCTGGAGAGGCTTGGCTACCGCCAGCTGAGGAGGTGGGCCGACGAGGAGTTTAAGAAGGGGAGGGTGCTGGGGGTGGGCTTCTCTATATATGTCGAGATAACCACCTTCGGCTTCGAGGTGGCTGTGCTGAGGGCTGAGAGAGACGGTAGCTTCACTCTCTACACGGCCGTCACGCCCCACGGCCAGGGGCTGGCCACCGCGCTTGCGCAGGTGGTCGCGGACGAGCTGGAGGTGTCTATGGAGAGGGTTAGGGTTGTGTGGGGCGACACGGCGTATGTGCCCGACGGCATTGGGACTATGGGTAGCCGCTCAATAACGGCGGGCGGCTCCGCCGCGGTGTTGGCCGCCAGGAAGCTGAAGGAGGGGCTGGCAAAGGCCGCGGAGAAGTTGCTCGGATGCAGGCCGGAGTACAGGGAGGGGTCGTTTACCTGCGGCGGGAACAGCCTCTCTATCAGCGACGTGGTAAAGGCCGTCTATAGAGGTAAGGTGGAGGCTAACTTGACGGTGGAGGCGGTGTACCAGGCGGACGCCACCTTCCCATTCGGCGTCCACGTAGCCGTGGTTGAGCTGGATCCCGAAACTGGGTTTGTAAAGCCCCTCCTCTACAAGTCCTACGACGACGTGGGCGTCGTGGTCAACCCGTTGCTGGCCGCGGGGCAGGTCATGGGCGGCGCCCTGCAGGGGGTCGCCCAGGCGCTGTACGAAGAGGCCGTATACGACCAGTCGGGCAACTTGGTGACGGCGAACCTCGCCTTCTACTACGTGCCCACGGCGGCTGAGGCGCCTAGGTACGAGGTGCACTTCGCAGAGCCGCGCCACCCCTCTAAACACCCCACCGGCACCAAGGGCATAGGCGAGGCCGCCACCATCGCCTCCACGCCGGCGGTGGTAGCCGCGGTGGAAGACGCAATTAGGAGGCTGAAGCCCGGTGTGAGGATCGACAAGACTCCCGTAACGCCTGAGGAGATCTGGAGGGCCCTGGGGTGA
- a CDS encoding NTP transferase domain-containing protein, giving the protein MRCVGVVLAAGGSTRFGGDKLLANFRGRPLVWWSAEALRGAGLEVYIVVNRREVAEAAGPLAGVIYNPWWRGGLSTSVKAAVAALYDKPCVVWMLGDMPCVSPSTVRRVAEACGSGLAVPVYRGARGNPVASARDVYGLALGLAGDVGLRALLGAVPVAYVEVEDPGVVIDVDTPEDLEKLASKTCPGPSPAP; this is encoded by the coding sequence GTGAGGTGTGTAGGCGTCGTACTGGCGGCCGGCGGATCCACGCGCTTCGGCGGCGACAAGCTTCTGGCTAACTTCAGAGGGCGGCCGCTGGTCTGGTGGTCTGCCGAGGCATTGCGGGGGGCGGGTCTTGAGGTGTATATAGTGGTCAATAGGCGGGAGGTGGCGGAGGCCGCGGGCCCCCTCGCCGGCGTTATCTACAACCCGTGGTGGAGAGGCGGGCTGTCCACAAGCGTAAAGGCGGCCGTAGCCGCGTTGTACGACAAGCCTTGTGTTGTGTGGATGCTCGGCGACATGCCGTGTGTCTCCCCTTCCACAGTGCGTAGAGTTGCGGAAGCCTGCGGATCTGGCCTGGCCGTGCCTGTGTACAGGGGGGCTAGGGGGAACCCAGTGGCCTCTGCTAGAGACGTCTACGGGCTGGCGCTGGGGCTCGCGGGGGACGTTGGGCTGAGGGCTCTCCTCGGCGCCGTGCCCGTGGCCTACGTCGAGGTGGAGGATCCAGGCGTGGTTATAGACGTCGACACGCCGGAGGATTTGGAAAAACTCGCCTCTAAGACCTGCCCAGGGCCCTCGCCAGCTCCCTAG
- the aroF gene encoding 3-deoxy-7-phosphoheptulonate synthase, protein MLYIADTRERGRALREEIESRGVPAWYVELWGNYIVATPPGSKVEGLKTPVKAVVDLKTDYQLVSRQWKRDPTPVKIGDREIREGKIFIIAGPCSVETEEQILSTAKVVKEAGGDALRGGAFKPRTSPYTFQGLGERGLVLLAKARDATGLPITTELMDPEDLPLVAKYADAIQVGARNMQNFTLLKKLGRAGKPVLLKRGFGNTIDEWLLAAEYVALHGNGDVVLVERGIRTFDKTLRFTLDVGAIAYAKQQTHLPVIGDPSHPAGDRRYVIPLALAILAAGADGLIVEVHPDPDKAWSDAKQQLTFDQFRELVAKARELARALGRS, encoded by the coding sequence ATGCTCTATATCGCCGACACGCGTGAGAGGGGACGTGCGTTGAGGGAGGAGATAGAGTCCAGGGGAGTCCCGGCGTGGTATGTAGAGCTCTGGGGCAACTACATAGTGGCCACGCCGCCCGGCTCCAAAGTCGAGGGGCTGAAGACGCCCGTCAAGGCCGTGGTGGATCTGAAAACCGACTACCAGCTGGTCTCTAGACAGTGGAAGCGCGACCCCACGCCGGTTAAGATTGGGGATAGGGAAATTAGAGAGGGGAAGATCTTCATAATAGCGGGGCCCTGCTCTGTGGAGACAGAGGAGCAGATCTTGTCGACGGCTAAGGTGGTGAAGGAGGCCGGCGGCGACGCGTTGAGAGGCGGCGCCTTCAAGCCCAGGACAAGCCCGTATACCTTCCAGGGGCTCGGAGAGAGAGGCCTCGTCCTCTTAGCCAAGGCGAGAGACGCCACGGGCCTCCCCATCACCACCGAGCTGATGGACCCTGAGGACCTCCCCCTGGTGGCTAAGTACGCAGACGCCATCCAGGTGGGGGCGCGGAACATGCAGAACTTCACCCTTCTTAAAAAACTGGGGCGGGCGGGTAAGCCCGTACTGCTCAAGAGGGGGTTTGGAAATACGATAGATGAGTGGTTGCTGGCGGCGGAGTACGTAGCGCTACACGGCAACGGCGACGTGGTGCTTGTGGAGAGGGGCATAAGGACGTTTGACAAAACTCTTAGATTTACTCTAGACGTGGGGGCCATCGCCTACGCCAAGCAACAGACGCATCTGCCAGTCATCGGCGACCCCAGCCACCCAGCCGGCGACAGGCGCTACGTAATACCGCTAGCCCTCGCCATACTCGCCGCGGGGGCAGACGGCCTAATAGTTGAGGTGCATCCAGACCCCGACAAGGCGTGGAGCGACGCCAAGCAGCAACTCACCTTTGACCAGTTTAGAGAGCTGGTGGCCAAGGCTAGGGAGCTGGCGAGGGCCCTGGGCAGGTCTTAG
- a CDS encoding tyrosine--tRNA ligase translates to MEKLLRNIEEVVTVEEFKALRGGLAYLGFEPLWPIHIGWLIWAYKLAELKEAGFDVVVLVATWHAWINDKGSVEELRAQGEKIRAVLDKIGRFRYVYGDEVAKDPRYWELVVKIAKETSLARVRRATPVMGRRAEEVELDFSKLLYPIMQVADIFYLGVDVAVGGMDQRRAHMLARDVAEKLGFKKPVALHTPIITSLSGTGRMEGSHREIDEVYAMYKMSKSKPQSAIFITDSEEEVRRKVWAAYCPPKETRFNPVFEIAAHLLIPYGGPLEVGGRRYESAEALEKDYRDGTATPQALKEAVSTALVELLTKLK, encoded by the coding sequence ATGGAGAAGCTTCTGAGAAATATAGAGGAGGTGGTGACCGTCGAGGAGTTTAAGGCGCTGAGGGGCGGCTTGGCGTATCTAGGCTTCGAGCCGCTGTGGCCTATACACATCGGGTGGCTTATCTGGGCCTACAAGCTGGCGGAGCTCAAGGAGGCTGGCTTCGACGTGGTGGTGCTGGTGGCCACGTGGCACGCGTGGATAAACGACAAGGGGTCTGTGGAGGAGCTCAGGGCCCAGGGCGAGAAGATCAGGGCCGTGCTGGACAAAATCGGCAGGTTTAGATACGTCTACGGCGACGAGGTGGCGAAAGACCCCAGGTACTGGGAGCTGGTGGTGAAGATCGCAAAGGAGACCTCTCTGGCCAGGGTGAGGAGGGCCACGCCTGTCATGGGGAGGCGGGCTGAGGAGGTGGAGCTAGACTTCTCCAAGTTGCTATACCCCATTATGCAGGTGGCCGACATATTCTACCTTGGGGTGGACGTGGCGGTGGGGGGCATGGACCAGCGGAGGGCCCACATGCTGGCCCGCGACGTGGCGGAGAAGCTGGGCTTCAAGAAGCCCGTGGCGCTCCACACTCCGATAATCACGTCGCTGTCCGGCACCGGCAGGATGGAGGGTAGCCACAGAGAGATAGACGAGGTCTACGCCATGTATAAAATGTCCAAGTCGAAGCCCCAGAGCGCCATATTCATAACCGACTCAGAGGAGGAGGTAAGGCGAAAGGTGTGGGCCGCCTACTGCCCCCCAAAAGAGACTAGATTCAACCCGGTGTTTGAAATAGCGGCCCACCTCTTGATTCCATACGGAGGGCCTCTGGAGGTCGGCGGGAGGAGGTACGAATCAGCCGAGGCGCTAGAGAAAGACTACAGAGATGGGACCGCGACGCCCCAGGCCCTAAAAGAGGCGGTGTCCACGGCCCTCGTGGAGCTACTCACAAAGCTGAAATAG
- a CDS encoding transketolase gives MERRASELEPLICKARRYVVLMAGYDPGIHLGSSLSVMEIVAALYGTGRVKFNVANGVHNRNYFVLSKGHAIHAVYALAAAMGYLTLDELRETGSLGSRLQNHPEVDTPFVDVANSGSLGQGISLAVGLALGLKIRGEKGRVYLVVGDGELDEGQSWESFAVAAHYGLTNLVTIVDLNGVQLDGHSEEVLRKGDLAGRFRSLGYEVFEVDGHDVGQIVSALERAENAGRPAVVIAKTVRGRGVAEIEDTAKQRLSRDDALRYAGNIC, from the coding sequence GTGGAGAGGAGGGCCTCGGAGCTTGAGCCTCTGATCTGCAAGGCTAGGAGGTATGTCGTGTTGATGGCCGGCTACGACCCCGGCATACACCTCGGCTCCTCCCTCTCGGTTATGGAGATAGTGGCGGCGCTGTACGGCACCGGCCGGGTGAAGTTCAACGTGGCCAACGGGGTTCACAACCGTAACTACTTCGTGCTGTCGAAGGGGCACGCCATACACGCGGTCTACGCCCTGGCCGCCGCCATGGGCTACCTCACCCTCGACGAGCTTAGGGAGACTGGTAGCCTTGGGAGCCGCCTCCAGAACCACCCAGAGGTGGACACGCCTTTTGTGGACGTGGCGAACTCCGGGTCGCTGGGGCAGGGTATTAGCCTCGCCGTGGGGCTGGCCCTCGGCCTGAAGATCAGAGGCGAGAAGGGCAGGGTCTATCTAGTGGTGGGCGACGGGGAGCTTGACGAGGGGCAGAGCTGGGAGTCCTTCGCCGTGGCGGCCCACTACGGCTTGACTAACCTAGTCACCATCGTCGACCTCAACGGAGTGCAGCTAGACGGACACAGCGAGGAGGTTTTGAGGAAGGGGGACCTGGCGGGTAGGTTTAGGTCGCTGGGCTACGAGGTGTTTGAGGTCGACGGCCACGACGTGGGCCAGATAGTATCTGCTCTAGAGAGAGCTGAAAACGCCGGGAGGCCCGCAGTGGTTATTGCAAAGACGGTGAGGGGGAGGGGGGTGGCGGAGATAGAGGACACCGCCAAGCAGAGGCTTTCGAGAGACGACGCCCTTAGATACGCGGGGAATATATGCTAG
- a CDS encoding transketolase family protein: MLDIESLTPREALGRALADLGDLRQDVVVLAADTGETTRAKFFAERHPGRFFNVGIAEQSLVGIAAGLAIAGFMPYALTFAAFMTRAWEQARNSVDRLALPVRLVGTHAGFADAYDGPSHQALEDIALFRVLPNFTVIAPADSCEVYKAVTASAALKGPVYIRVGRDFHIPTTCGLYDRFEVGRAYTVADGGDVAIFTTGAVLPFAVEAAQLLRDRGVSAAVVHFPTVKPLDYSAVEKYAASAGAVLTVEEHMVYGGFGSAVAEYLSQTRPTKMAIMGLKSYGRTAKSPQELYQYFGLTPENIAARAEELVKLR; the protein is encoded by the coding sequence ATGCTAGACATAGAGTCTCTAACCCCCAGGGAGGCGCTGGGGCGGGCTCTGGCGGATCTAGGCGACTTGAGGCAAGACGTCGTCGTCCTCGCCGCAGACACCGGTGAGACCACCCGCGCCAAGTTCTTCGCCGAGAGGCACCCCGGGAGGTTTTTCAACGTGGGCATCGCGGAGCAGTCGCTGGTGGGCATCGCCGCGGGGCTCGCCATAGCAGGGTTTATGCCCTACGCCCTGACCTTCGCCGCCTTTATGACAAGGGCGTGGGAGCAGGCGAGGAACTCCGTCGATAGGCTCGCCCTGCCGGTGCGCCTAGTGGGGACGCACGCAGGCTTCGCAGATGCGTACGACGGCCCCTCCCACCAGGCGCTGGAGGACATAGCCCTATTCCGGGTCCTGCCGAACTTCACGGTGATCGCCCCGGCCGATTCCTGCGAGGTGTACAAGGCCGTCACGGCCTCGGCGGCTTTGAAGGGCCCTGTCTACATAAGGGTGGGGAGGGATTTCCACATACCCACCACCTGCGGGCTGTACGACAGGTTTGAGGTGGGGCGGGCCTACACAGTCGCGGATGGGGGCGACGTGGCTATATTCACCACGGGTGCTGTGTTGCCCTTCGCCGTGGAGGCGGCCCAGCTGTTGAGAGACAGGGGGGTTTCCGCCGCCGTCGTGCACTTCCCCACAGTGAAGCCGCTGGACTACTCAGCCGTAGAGAAATACGCCGCTTCTGCCGGCGCTGTGTTGACCGTGGAGGAGCACATGGTCTACGGAGGCTTCGGCTCCGCAGTCGCCGAGTATCTATCGCAGACTAGGCCTACTAAGATGGCTATAATGGGGCTTAAGTCCTACGGGAGGACAGCCAAGAGCCCCCAGGAGCTGTACCAGTACTTCGGCCTCACGCCTGAGAACATAGCGGCGAGGGCTGAGGAGCTGGTTAAGCTGAGATGA